The Passer domesticus isolate bPasDom1 chromosome 31, bPasDom1.hap1, whole genome shotgun sequence genome has a window encoding:
- the GALNT6 gene encoding polypeptide N-acetylgalactosaminyltransferase 6, which translates to MRLFRRRYSTLKVALAGAVFVLFLFILQKDVGSKEPGEEPWLRNIVQGKGQVLDLMLGAVRDLRDSMPRLQIGAPEPPPEPLPSARSCLPGVYTAAELRPLMERPPQDPASPGADGKAFKKDRWTPEETKEKERGYEKHCFNAFASDRISLQRALGPDSRPPECIDQKFKRCPPLPTTSVVIVFHNEAWSTLLRTVYSVLHSSPARLLREVILVDDASTDEYLKEELDRYVEQLQIVRVVRQRERKGLITARLLGASVASGEVLTFLDAHCECFHGWLEPLLSRIAEEPTAVVSPDIATIDLNTFEFSKPVQNGKQHSRGNFDWSLTFGWEVIPARERQRRKDETFPIKSPTFAGGLFAISRSYFEHIGSYDDQMEIWGGENVEMSFRVWQCGGQVEIVPCSVVGHVFRSKSPHTFPKGTQVISRNQVRLAEVWMDDYKEIFYRRNQQAAQMAREKTFGDITERRRLRERLHCRNFTWYLQNVYPEMFVPDLTPAFYGAIKNEGTKSCLDVGENNHGGKPLIMYPCHGLGGNQYFEYTSQRELRHNIGKELCLRGGAGTAELGECQFRGKPGRVPASEEWDLAQNRLIKNLASGMCLTARGKHPGLVPCDLTDPHQLWSFT; encoded by the exons atgaggCTGTTCCGCCGCCGCTACAGCACCTTGAAGGTGGCCTTGGCGGGCGCCGTCTTCGtcctcttcctcttcatcctccAGAAGGACGTGGGGAGCAAGGAGCCGGGCGAGGAGCCGTGGCTGCGGAACATCGTGCAGGGCAAGGGCCAGGTGCTGGACCTGATGCTGGGCGCCGTGCGGGACCTGCGGGACTCGATGCCGCGGCTGCAGATCGGGgccccggagccgccgccggaGCCGCTGCCCAGCGCCCGCTCCTGCCTGCCCGGCGTCTACACCGCGGCCGAGCTGCGGCCGCTCATGGAGAGGCCCCCCCAGGACCCCGCCAGCCCCGGCGCCGACGGAAAAGCCTTCAAGAAGGATCGCTGGACGCCCGAGGAGAcgaaggagaaggagcggggCTACGAGAAGCATTGCTTCAATGCCTTCGCCAGCGATCGCATCTCCCTGCAGCGGGCGCTGGGCCCCGACAGCCGCCCCCCAGA GTGCATCGATCAGAAGTTCAAGCgctgccctcccctccccaccaccaGCGTGGTGATCGTGTTCCACAACGAGGCCTGGTCCACCCTGCTGCGCACGGTCTACAGCGTCCTGCACTCGTCCCCGGCCCGGCTGCTCCGCGAGGTCATCCTGGTGGATGATGCCAGCACGGACG AGTACCTGAAGGAGGAGCTGGATCGCTACgtggagcagctgcagatcGTGCGCGTGGTGCGGCAGCGGGAGCGCAAGGGGCTCATCACGGCGCGGCTGCTGGGGGCCAGCGTGGCCAGCGGGGAGGTGCTGACCTTCCTGGATGCCCACT GTGAGTGTTTCCACGGATGGCTGGAGCCGCTCCTGTCCCGCATCGCCGAGGAGCCCACGGCCGTCGTGAGCCCCGACATCGCCACCATCGACCTCAACACCTTCGAGTTCTCCAAGCCCGTCCAGAACGGgaagcagcacagccggggCAATTTCGACTGGAGCCTGACTTTCGGCTGGGAGGTCATTCCCGCGCGGGAGAGGCAGCGCAGGAAGGATGAGACCTTCCCCATCAA GTCCCCAACCTTCGCAGGTGGCCTCTTTGCCATCTCCAGGTCCTACTTTGAGCACATCGGCTCCTACGACGACCAGATGGAGATTTGGGGGGGTGAGAACGTGGAAATGTCCTTCAGG GTGTGGCAGTGCGGGGGACAGGTGGAGATCGTCCCCTGCTCCGTCGTGGGCCACGTGTTCCGCTCCAAGAGCCCGCACACCTTCCCCAAGGGCACGCAGGTGATCTCCCGGAACCAGGTGCGCCTGGCCGAGGTCTGGATGGACGACTACAAGGAGATCTTCTACCGCCGCAACCAGCAAGCTGCCCAGATGGCCAGAGAG AAGACGTTTGGTGACATCACAGAGCGGCGCAGGCTGCGGGAGCGGCTGCACTGCAGGAACTTCACCTGGTACCTGCAGAACGTCTACCCCGAGATGTTCGTGCCCGACCTGACCCCGGCGTTCTACGGAGCA ATAAAAAACGAGGGCACCAAGAGCTGCCTGGACGTGGGGGAGAACAACCACGGCGGGAAACCTCTCATCATGTACCCTTGCCACGGGCTGGGGGGCAACCAG TACTTTGAGTACACGAGCCAGCGGGAGCTGCGCCACAACATCGGCAAGGAGCTGTGCCTGCGCGGGGGCGCGGGCACGGCCGAGCTGGGCGAGTGCCAGTTCCGAGGGAAGCCCGGCCGGGTGCCCGCCAGCGAGGAGTGGGATCTGGCGCAG AACCGGCTGATCAAGAACTTGGCCTCGGGGATGTGTCTGACGGCCCGGGGGAAGCACCCGGGCCTCGTTCCCTGCGACCTCACGGACCCGCACCAGCTCTGGTCCTTCACCTAA